A DNA window from Effusibacillus lacus contains the following coding sequences:
- a CDS encoding plasmid pRiA4b ORF-3 family protein: MKAFQIKIELIDSEPLIWRRVVIPADVTFRRLHDTIQFSMGWLDYHLYEFEFPQEKLRITNDEESYEEFKFYFAKYKNKKPTKKEDPHGIIVNISVRRSR, encoded by the coding sequence ATGAAAGCCTTTCAGATAAAAATCGAATTAATTGATTCCGAACCGCTAATATGGAGAAGGGTAGTTATCCCGGCGGATGTTACCTTCAGACGCCTGCATGACACAATACAATTTTCAATGGGTTGGCTGGATTATCATCTTTATGAGTTTGAGTTCCCGCAGGAGAAACTCAGAATTACTAATGACGAAGAATCCTATGAGGAATTCAAATTTTACTTTGCCAAGTATAAAAACAAAAAGCCAACAAAAAAGGAAGACCCTCATGGCATTATAGTGAATATTTCGGTGCGGCGGAGCCGCTAG